The Triticum aestivum cultivar Chinese Spring chromosome 7B, IWGSC CS RefSeq v2.1, whole genome shotgun sequence genome window below encodes:
- the LOC123161883 gene encoding NAD(P)H dehydrogenase (quinone) FQR1 — protein sequence MAAKIYIVYYSTYGHVAKLADEILKGVSSVEGVEVKLWQVPETLSDEALAKMGAPAKRDDVPVISPAELADADGLIFGFPTRFGMMPTQFKAFMDGTSELWCLQRLAGKPAALFFSSGCQGGGQETTALTAITQLVHHGMLFVPVGYTFGAGMFEMGQVKGGSPYGFGTIAGDGSRVPTELELQQAFHQGKYFAGIAKKLKGSP from the exons ATGGCGGCCAAGATCTACATTGT GTACTACTCCACCTATGGCCATGTGGCCAAGCTAGCAGATGAGATTCTGAAGGGCGTGTCGTCCGTCGAAGGTGTCGAGGTCAAGCTATGGCAG GTCCCGGAGACTCTTTCTGACGAAGCACTCGCAAAGATGGGCGCTCCTGCGAAGAGGGATGACGTGCCGGTCATCTCGCCCGCAGAGCTCGCCGACGCCGACGGCCTCATCTTCGGGTTCCCCACTAGATTCGGCATGATGCCCACGCAGTTCAAGGCGTTCATGGACGGCACCAGTGAGCTGTGGTGCCTGCAGCGGCTCGCCGGCAAGCCTGCCGCATTGTTCTTCTCCTCCGGTTGCCAGGGCGGTGGCCAAGAAACCACCGC GTTGACGGCCATTACTCAGCTGGTGCACcatggcatgctctttgttccggTCGGGTACACGTTTGGCGCAGGCATGTTTGAGATGGGGCAGGTGAAGGGTGGCAGCCCGTATGGGTTTGGCACCATTGCTGGGGATGGATCACGAGTTCCCACTGAGCTTGAGCTGCAACAGGCCTTCCACCAAGGGAAATACTTTGCGGGGATCGCAAAGAAGCTCAAGGGTTCTCCATGA